TAAATTAGCTTTTGAATAGAGTTAAGTCTaccaaattttaatatttattatatttttatcttattcAATTTCTTCGTGGGTTGTTCACACAATCACACCATgtgaaattataaaaatttcaacatagaatttaatataaaaatacccTACAAGTAAGGAGTTAAATTTGTTATTAATGAATTTCAGTTGCTTTCGTTAATAAAACTCAATTTGATAACGTCACAAAAAACTGTGATGGTCATCATTTTATTCACTGCTTCTCTGTTTCCATAAATTTCTCAAACTTCGAATCCATCTTGATTGAAAAGCTTAATTGGTCAATTTGTGGTGGCAAGAGGAAAGCGCTTAATTGTTCAATTTgtttgtacttttttttttcgcagtttttatttttaagattaaaaatatgaaatctgaatttttaAGAGAGTGTTTGAAGTTTTGGTGACAAAATATTATTTCGAGGCTCCTGATACACGTTGTTGACTTTTTACCTGCTGCCTGCGAGTGAGATTCATGCCCAATATGCTGTTTTCGTGCTGGGCCTGGATCCAATCAAGCCATCAAGTAGGGGTGTACAAaggacgggttgggacgggttttagttaaccctaacccggccctaaatattgatcgggtcaattcttagaccctaacccgtccctagacccgaagaaACCCGACaatatgcgggtccaatttaggacgggtctatgtaggacgggaccggtttgacccgagggacaataaatctaagactatttaatactaattataaaatttaaagacaataacatactaaaagggTTACAAGtgagaactattttttagaagaaagagCTTGAAATGATCCAATTCTTGCATAGTCTAtgtcataatctattgcacttgagaggtttacattttatttgatctatatgcacgtgtcactcattttgtttgatctctcttcacttgtctcacatgtgcATTACATAATTTTCTCTTGTTAAAGCATGAAAGTGTTCATCTTTTaaccaacgtttatttaattagtAAGATAGATGTTAAAAAATTTCATATCAtccacatggtaagataaacttgagaatcatctatcatattttaaccattataacaaattaaaattttataaaatatatatgtgggacgggccgggtggCCCGAATGTCAACCCaaacccgacccgacccgaagcCAAATAACTCAATGATCAACCCTAACCCGAcatcttttaatgatcgggccgggttgaacccggcccgaaaggcttgggccgggacgggttggcgggttgggccgggtcttgtacacccctaccaTCAAGTATCCAAGTTTTTATATGAAAAGTCAACATATATATGAttacatatttatatattaatgatAACATATTTGATTCATTgagatatatatttatttatcatgAGGAATGCATGATTTTTtttagggttaaaaactataaccgtccctgaactttgagcgagttttgaaaaccgtccctcgccggaaaattatctgaaaaccatcctcagactattaaaaataatttgaacCCATTCCTCCGGCCACCATAGGTCCGGCCAACGTGCTTACGTGTGGGCTGAGATCCTACGTGTacttccacgtcaattaatgagtaCCAGGTGGAAGCTTATGTATGCCACgtcaataaataaatacatataacttttttttatttcaaatagaTTATTActgattaaaaaattaatctcaCAATCTCAATCACCAACACAATCACACAATCCTTATCTTCTGCATCATCCAGATTCACCAACACCAGCCAACACGTCCACCATTCTCTGCATCATCATCTCCAATCCTTTGCAAAGGAAAAGCCCACAATCACCACCATCCTCTACATCATCACCAACACCAGCCACAAACTCCACCACCCCCTCCATAAaaaaccatctccaagtcctctTCTTTCATCTTCCAAAGCCAAAACCCAGAAACACAAGTTGTTTCTGATGCAGGAAGGTTCGATCTGGCCGTTTATCGGTTTATCGTCCAAAGAAGAGAAGAAGTATGTTTCGTTGCAGATCTGGGGTTGCAGAAATGGGTTTCATTGCAAATCTGACCGCTTGAACGTTAACCCATTTGAATCCTATTGGGTTTCTTTGAAGATTTGGGGCCGTTTATGCGTTTGAACCATCCAAGATCTCATAGATAAGGAACCACCTCTGATCGGAGCCACCCGTTTCACGATCTGGGTTCTGGGTTTTGGGGGTCGGGGTTGCGGTGAGTGGGGTTGCGGGTTGGGGCTTCTTGGTTCTCTGATCGGAGCCACCCGTTTCACGATCCAGAGGAATGTATTTTGGTTTTTTCGATTCAAATCAAAGCTGTGAACTTTCCTTTTCTTCTGGGTTTGTTCTtagtttttttctcttcttcttcttcctgtgAAGTTAGCTTTTTTGCTTGATTATCATTGGAAAGAATTGATTATGAGCTTTGATTTAAATATACATGTAACCTGCTTTCATATACATAAGAAATAGAACTGAAAGTGTTTTAGAAAGAATTCAATGTTTCTGGGCTATTTGTTAATTACTAGTTTTAGGGTTAGTGTGGTTGTTAGGGTTAATTTGGGGATTTAAGGTAAAATTAGGATATTAGGGTTAATTACTTAATTCAGTTAATtagagattttttattttttattttaaaaaaatacacataggactcattaattgatgtggAAGTACACGTAGGATCTCAGCCCACACGTAAGCACGCTGGCCGGACCTGTGGTGGCCGGAGGGATGGgttcaaattatttttaatagtctgaggatggttttcagataattttccggcgagggacggttttcaaaactcgctcaaagttcaggaacggttatagtttttaaccctttttttaaaaaaattgttagtcTACTGGTGAGCAAATTTTACCCTAATAAGGGTGAAAACATGCTATCGAACTCCAGAAAAATTATTTACTAAAGAAAATAATTGTAGTTTCATAAATGGGTGAGAGCATCTTTAAAATacgaaaaatgaaaaataaaaataatgacAAGTCTATTAATGTTCGATATTGATTAGAGATATGACTAAGATCATTCTTATATATGGAAAGACAATTCTCAAGTCCAACCAAATTTTTAGAGTAGAGTTATATAAGCTTATCTCATTTATAACATACTCTTTGATTTTATGGTGAGGTATAAGATATTACAAAAACATTAGAAGAATAAGATGTTGTATATTGTTGCAGGTCCATTGTTTCACATGGGATGGTACCATCTATTTTACCAATACAATCCTGATTCAGCTGTGTGGGGAAACATAACATGGGCTCATGCTGTATCCAGGGATTTGATCCAATGGCTCTACCTTCCCATTGCCTTGTTTCCAGATAGCTGGTTTGACATCAATGGTGTATGGTCAGGATCCGCCACCCTTTTGCCAGATGGCAAAATCATGATGCTCTACACAGGAGACACTAATCAACACGTGCAGGTGCAAAATCTCGCGTACCCCGCCAACCTATCTGATCCCCTCCTCCTTGATTGGGTCAAACATGCGGGTAACCCAATTTTAGCACCTCCACTGGGCATTGGTTCAAAGGATTTTCGTGACCCAACAACTGCATGGATCGGGCCAGATGAGAAATGGAGGGTCATTGTTGGGTCAAAGGTCAACAGAACAGGCCTTTCATTGGTTTATAAAACCAAAGATTTCACCCATTTTGAGCTCAATGACCACTATTTGCATCAAGTTCCGGGTACAGGTATGTGGGAGTGTGTGGACTTTTACCCAGTTTCGATAAACAAGCTGAATGGTTTGGACACATCGGTGAATGGTCCAGGAGTGAAGCATGTGTTAAAGGCTAGTTTGGATGACACTAAGGAGGATTATTTTTCACTTGGAACTTATTTCATTGAAAATGATACATGGGTGCCCGATACCCCGAATGCGGATGTGGGTATCGGGTTGAAGTTGGATTATGGGAGATACTATGCTTCAAAGACATTTTATGACCAACACAAACAGAGAAGGATCCTTTGGGGATGGATTAATGAATCAGATAGTGAAACCGCTGACTTAAAAAAGGGTTGGGCGTCTCTTCAGGTATAGTATAATTTTTGTATTCTTTCTCCAACATATCACCACTAACTTTGGAATAATAAGAATAATTTAATAACTATATACACATAATTTGAAACAAAGTGGGTTAGTGTAGTCGTTAAACACTTTGTCTCTTAGGTAAGTGGTTAATGATTCGATTCTCAAACTCCTGTAAATGAAAAACAATCTTATTAACCAGACCCTATCGCTTAGTGCACTGATAGCGCGGCGAGTGATTAGTCTTACGACTAACGACTATGAGGTACATTGGTTAAAAACATATATTTAGATAATGCGAGAAGTTTTACACAACTATACAATAAAATTTACAAATTTGTCACGTTATATATAcatgggttaaatatgtttttgatcACTACAAACTCGCGAATTACGGATTTTGGTCATTTGGAAAAGAATTATTTGAAATAAGTCCTAAATTTTCGAGAATACACGTTTGAGTCCCTAGAAAGATGAACACCAAGGAGCAAGTAATTTTGAAGGATATTTTTTTAGTAATGATCAGTCATCTAAATTGTACTTTCAATCATTGAATTTTGGTTTTAGTTTCTTCCAACTTGTGTATTCCCAGAAACCAAGATGTATTTGAAAGAAAGTTTTTAGTGACTGAAATCAATAATTCTTGATTTGGTAGTTAAAGCTAAATGAATTGATCATATGAATCAATGTAACATATACTTGATATGAATTCTCactagtttttgttttttgtttttgagatCAGACAATTCCAAGAACAGTGGTGTTTGACCAGAAGACTGGAACTAATTTGCTTCAGTGGCCAGTGGAAGAAGTTGAGAGTTTAAGACTAAGCAATGCTATATTTGAAGGAATTGTTGTTAAACCTGGCTCAGTTGTGCCATTGGACATAGGCCCAGCAACACAGGTTTGTCTCTAGCCAATACTAAGTTTCACATAGTGTCATAAGTTGTAATTAAGAGCATATTTAGATTCACATTTAATCATCCTAAAATCATTTATCCTCCAATAAAAGGTACTCTTAGTAGTGCTTTGGGGTTGgaattttttctaaatttctttctcaaaattttcagttgGACATATTTGCTGAATTTGAAATCGAATTGCTGGCATCCGAAGGGGTTGAAAAGGATGTAGGATGCGGAGGAGGAGCTCATGAGAGAAGTGCATTGGGACCATTTGGCATTCTGGCTATTGCAGATGACCAACTTTCTGAACTCACACCAATTTATTTCCGCCTTTCTAGCACTGCCATTGGAACTTCAACCACTTTCTTCTGTGTTGATGAGACTAGGTACCATATTTTCATTTTAGAAGATcttaatttcataaaattaattttagttaaaagTAAGTCTGAAGTGAATCTTTTCTTAAAAGTATGTTTGCAACgaattttaatgaaaatttaatgaaaattttaacCATAGTGTTACTTATTGGATAATGTAGGTCATCAAAAGCTCCTGATGTATCAAAGCTTGTTCATGGAAGCAAAGTTCCAGTCCTCAGTGATGAAAGATTATCAATGAGGATATTGGTAATTGTGAAATTTCTTTGTTCGTGTTAATATATGTGAGTTATTGGGACAATTAATCAAATTTCCAATGTGATATGCAGGTGGACCATTCAATCATTGAGAGCTTTGGGCAAGGAGGGAGAACTGTTATCTCATCTAGAGTTTATCCAACAGAGGCAATATATGGAGCTGCAAGATTATTTCTCTTCAACAATGCAACAGGCATAAACATCAAGGTCTCGCTCACAGTTTGGCAATTGAACTCTGCTTTTATACGCCCCTTTCCCTTTGATCAGAGTCAATGAAAgctgatgtataaaaaaaaagcgAAAATCTTGTCGCAACAATCATGCATAAAGCTGATGTATGTTTTGGCTTGATGTAAATATTTGAACATTTGAAATTATTTCATATCTTTGAAGCAAAATTCTCTATCAATCATAGTGTTTCACTAAACTCATGATTGCACAGTAGGAATTGGAGAGTTTTCACCCATTTCCACAGTGCATGTGTGCTTCACGAGCAGGAGATCTAGTTGTTTCTGTTAATGCAAACCAAGTGTA
This portion of the Lotus japonicus ecotype B-129 chromosome 3, LjGifu_v1.2 genome encodes:
- the LOC130747959 gene encoding beta-fructofuranosidase, soluble isoenzyme I-like isoform X2 yields the protein MGWYHLFYQYNPDSAVWGNITWAHAVSRDLIQWLYLPIALFPDSWFDINGVWSGSATLLPDGKIMMLYTGDTNQHVQVQNLAYPANLSDPLLLDWVKHAGNPILAPPLGIGSKDFRDPTTAWIGPDEKWRVIVGSKVNRTGLSLVYKTKDFTHFELNDHYLHQVPGTGMWECVDFYPVSINKLNGLDTSVNGPGVKHVLKASLDDTKEDYFSLGTYFIENDTWVPDTPNADVGIGLKLDYGRYYASKTFYDQHKQRRILWGWINESDSETADLKKGWASLQTIPRTVVFDQKTGTNLLQWPVEEVESLRLSNAIFEGIVVKPGSVVPLDIGPATQLDIFAEFEIELLASEGVEKDVGCGGGAHERSALGPFGILAIADDQLSELTPIYFRLSSTAIGTSTTFFCVDETRSSKAPDVSKLVHGSKVPVLSDERLSMRILVDHSIIESFGQGGRTVISSRVYPTEAIYGAARLFLFNNATGINIKVSLTVWQLNSAFIRPFPFDQSQ
- the LOC130747959 gene encoding beta-fructofuranosidase, soluble isoenzyme I-like isoform X1, which gives rise to MEVNPFRSFTLTRDNYNKSTNSHLEHALHIPFLGPSSPGRDSGNRLKGTLVIIIGSIIFLMLIVATLIINQSYDEPFAKQQINLIMPRGVAEGVSAKSNTFLSQQGSYNWTNAMLSWQRTAFHFQPERNWMNGPLFHMGWYHLFYQYNPDSAVWGNITWAHAVSRDLIQWLYLPIALFPDSWFDINGVWSGSATLLPDGKIMMLYTGDTNQHVQVQNLAYPANLSDPLLLDWVKHAGNPILAPPLGIGSKDFRDPTTAWIGPDEKWRVIVGSKVNRTGLSLVYKTKDFTHFELNDHYLHQVPGTGMWECVDFYPVSINKLNGLDTSVNGPGVKHVLKASLDDTKEDYFSLGTYFIENDTWVPDTPNADVGIGLKLDYGRYYASKTFYDQHKQRRILWGWINESDSETADLKKGWASLQTIPRTVVFDQKTGTNLLQWPVEEVESLRLSNAIFEGIVVKPGSVVPLDIGPATQLDIFAEFEIELLASEGVEKDVGCGGGAHERSALGPFGILAIADDQLSELTPIYFRLSSTAIGTSTTFFCVDETRSSKAPDVSKLVHGSKVPVLSDERLSMRILVDHSIIESFGQGGRTVISSRVYPTEAIYGAARLFLFNNATGINIKVSLTVWQLNSAFIRPFPFDQSQ